The following coding sequences lie in one Rutidosis leptorrhynchoides isolate AG116_Rl617_1_P2 chromosome 4, CSIRO_AGI_Rlap_v1, whole genome shotgun sequence genomic window:
- the LOC139840740 gene encoding uncharacterized protein, translated as MADGKTKVAAQVNTNACVLLNELEIGKQCQVKLIICRSWDMHTVYGRYLSTDFIASDEKGNIIQLTTKSNVAHHFIKRLKDGIVYLIHGFDVISNRNEYCIMRDNSLMIKLTGTTFLRKQPTADPTGFTRHPFNCIELEDLEPTLGKFVVDVVGYAVNIGAPDPHKTGSNTLDFNLANESGKTIRTTLWGSLGPAFLERQPAAPASYFILLSSVTVKSGYNSMFRPAQPYICLPIDCPCSGVDLPVIVQPSAPGWHLPPPNEGTLRELLDMARKGKKNISDSQILFQLLFRRFRVICDVRDETSKTVMVLFDDTAESVTKSTAKALLAEVDEETCNTVLPNALANLLGTTKVVLLKTASYYDQGPYESFNCIKVYANEPVPAHPDPPAIMETPVPASSASSCVAAQPLSTPKTLKRIIEVPTPAKDLERVNQRKFVVTTDSEDEENAGEDSTPKKEDIHVPLINDSMPVSTVSLGAMVAVSLGAMVTVGHYEPLIKV; from the exons ATGGCAGATGGTAAAACAAAAGTTGCAGCTCAGGTTAACACAAACGCATGCGTTCTCCTGAATGAGTTGGAAATAGGAAAACAATGCCAGGTGAAGCTGATTATCTGCAGAAGTTGGGATATGCATACGGTTTACGGGAGATATTTGAGCACCGATTTTATTGCTTCAGATGAAAAG GGTAACATCATTCAGTTGACTACCAAAAGCAATGTGGCACACCACTTCATCAAACGGCTCAAGGATGGTATTGTTTACTTAATACATGGCTTTGACGTCATCTCGAACCGAAATGAGTACTGTATCATGAGGGATAACAGCCTCATGATCAAACTCACCGGGACAACATTTCTTAGGAAACAACCAACTGCTGACCCCACGGGCTTTACCCGCCATCCCTTCAATTGTATTGAACTCGAGGACTTGGAGCCCACGTTGGGCAAATTCGTTGTTG ATGTTGTTGGTTATGCTGTTAACATTGGAGCACCCGATCCACATAAAACAGGCTCGAACACTCTCGATTTCAACCTGGCTAACGAGAG TGGTAAAACGATACGCACTACGCTTTGGGGAAGTTTGGGGCCTGCTTTTCTTGAACGGCAGCCCGCAGCACCCGCATCATACTTCATTCTCTTGAGTTCAGTTACAGTCAAAAGTGGTTACAATAGTATGTTTCGCCCTGCCCAACCTTATATTTG CTTACCTATAGATTGTCCTTGCAGTGGCGTCGACTTACCTGTAATTGTGCAACCATCTGCTCCAGGGTGGCATTTGCCACCACCCAATGAAGGAACGCTTCGAGAGCTACTTGATATGGCGCGCAAGGGCAAAAAGAACATC TCAGACTCCCAAATTTTATTTCAACTACTTTTCCGCAGGTTCCGCGTTATATGCGATGTGCGAGATGAGACATCAAAAACAGTCATGGTGCTCTTTGATGACACTGCCGAGTCGGTGACAAAAAGCACTGCCAAGGCTCTGCTAGCTGAAGTTGATGAG GAAACATGTAACACTGTACTTCCGAATGCACTTGCAAACCTCCTGGGCACCACAAAGGTGGTTCTGTTGAAGACGGCATCGTACTATGATCAGGGCCCGTACGAGAGCTTCAATTGCATTAAGGTCTATGCAAACGAGCCTGTTCCAGCGCATCCGGACCCTCCAGCAATCATGGAAACCCCCGTACCTGCAAGCTCCGCGTCATCCTGTGTAGCTGCTCAACCATTGTCGACACCCAAAACACTAAAGAGGATCATTGAGGTTCCTACGCCTGCAAAGGATTTGGAGCGTGTCAATCAGCGCAA GTTTGTCGTTACCACCGACTCGGAGGATGAAGAGAATGCTGGTGAAGATAGCACACCTAAGAAGGAGGAT ATTCATGTACCATTAATAAATGATTCGATGCCAGTCAGCACAGTCAGCTTGGGTGCAATGGTAGCAGTCAGCTTGGGTGCAATGGTAACAGTCGGCCACTATGAACCGCTTATTAAGGTGTAA